One part of the Diadema setosum chromosome 22, eeDiaSeto1, whole genome shotgun sequence genome encodes these proteins:
- the LOC140245070 gene encoding uncharacterized protein translates to MSTPATEKAREAGELHPSPAVGKNGYAPLPNVPDDCVEGAVPPVGLPPPVYQSNPNFQQACTQYQAPPQPSFMVRQTEPQPPDYLPLALVVTVCCCLPFGIIGVVKAMEVRNRYTIGDMIGARDASRAAKRWSLAGLISGIVIQVILYGFLVVYYVAILPQLLNQAGLQDGR, encoded by the exons CGCCAGCCACGGAGAAAGCCAGAGAGGCCGGTGAGCTTCATCCCTCACCAGCTGTCGGAAAGAATGGTTATGCCCCCCTTCCCAATGTTCCTGATGATTGCGTAGAGGGGGCAGTCCCCCCAGTAGGCCTGCCACCGCCCGTATACCAGTCGAATCCGAATTTCCAGCAAGCG TGTACCCAGTACCAGGCTCCCCCACAGCCGAGCTTCATGGTGCGCCAGACTGAGCCGCAACCACCCGACTACCTTCCTCTGGCTCTCGTTGTAACCGTCTGCTGCTGTCTTCCCTTCGGAATCATTGGTGTCGTCAAGGCGATGGAG GTGAGGAACCGTTACACGATTGGTGATATGATAGGGGCCCGGGACGCCTCGAGGGCAGCCAAACGGTGGTCGCTGGCGGGTCTCATCTCCGGTATCGTCATCCAGGTCATTCTCTATGGTTTCCTTGTCGTGTACTACGTAGCCATCCTGCCGCAGCTGCTGAACCAAGCTGGCCTCCAAGATGGTCGCTGA